The genomic window ATCACCAGCACGGATGACATTTACTACGTCTGCATGAACCATGTTTCTTTGGGCATGAAAGGAAAGATCATTGTTTCGGCCGCAACTGGAATTGTGGATGCTGCACGTGGCGTTTCGCTGCAGGTGTTCCCGAATCCTGTGGTGAAGGGCGACTTTATGGTCAGAGGCAACGGCCAGACCTTGGACAATACCAAGTTGGAGATCTATAACATTAGCGGTCAGTTGGTAAGGTCGTTGAACCTGAAAGGCGAGGAAGCAAAACTGCATGCAACGCTGGCAGATGGCGTTTACTCGGTGATCATCAGCAAAGATGACAAGGCCATTCTGCGCGAGCGACTGGTCTTTCTTTCTGAATGATCGAGCAGACGCTCTAAGGTTTATTGGAACCCTCATAGATCAATTCTGTGAGGGTTTCTTTTTGATGATCGGTACATTGCGGTGATGCTCAAGAATGTTCTGTTATGGTACTTGGCCGTGCTGTTGTTCGGAAGCCTGCAAGCGCAGGAGAAGGGAGCGCTTGTCTACGCCAATTCGTTTACGCAACGCGATTCGTTGAACGATTGGGTGATGGAAGGCGCGGGCGTGGTTGCGACAGACAGCAGCGGAATGACCATGTATTCGCCTGATGAGGCGGGGCATCATGTGTTCTGGTGTCCGCAGGAATTGCCAGCGCGTTTTGTGGCCGAGTGGGACGTAAGAAACCTCCATCCCGAAGCAGGGCTCTGCATCGTTTTCTTTGCGGCCAAAGGGCGCCATGGCGAAGACATCTTCGACCCGCAACTGACCAAGCGAACGGGCATTTTCAGGCAGTACACCAAAGGTGATATTGACAATTACCACATCTCGTACTACGCCAACACGCCTACGCAAAAGGACCGTCCGCACAGCCACTTGCGTAAGAACCACGGTTTCAAGAAGGTGCAGGCAGGAGAGTTGGGCATTCCGCCCGATTCGGAGGAGGTGCACCACATCCGATTGGTGAAAGACCAGGGTCACATTACCATGTCGGTGGATGGCCGCATGATCATCGATTGGACGGATGATGGAAAGACCTTTGGCGAAGTGCTGGGTTCAGGAAAACTCGGTTTCCGCCAGATGAAATGGACGCGGATGGTCTATCGGAACTTGCGTGTTTGGGAGTTGCTCTGACATAGATCGGTATTCGGTAGCGATAAATTTATAGCAGACCGGGAGTGTTGGTTGAATGGTTTGGCTGGCGGCTTTAGATCAGTTACAACTTAGCGCAGCGTTCTCTCTGCATTTGGCAGAAAACTGGTCGTGTCTATTTCCACACAAGTGATTCTTTGGAAGACTGGCGCGGCCATGGGGCGTTTGGATATTGGATTAGTGGTAGTGCTTAAAGTCAAGTAAGAACCAATTAATCAATAGAAAAAGAGTGCCAACGACAACATCAATGATTATCAATTTGACTCTTTTGTCGAGTAGAAAGTATCGATACATAACTGCTGTTGCGGTGAGCAATAGGATTGCTGGAATACTTAGATAATGAAGAATTATGAAATCTACGAATTCAAAGTACTCTTGGAATAGCATTCTCCAAGCAAGAATTATCAATGAACCGAATATGAGTAGTACTGTGGGAAGGTATGTAGGCATGAATGCTCGATAAGTAAATTTAGACGAAATTATTCAGATTCATGATCACCCTAAATTCACATCCCCGCAACCTTCCACAAACCCCTAATCCGTAATTTGGCGGCAATATGCTGAGGCGCATTCTTCTACGTACGGTGCTGGTGGTGTTGCTGATGGTTCCGTTCAGCAGTAACATGCTTTTCTCGTGGGGGTTCTTTGCGCATAAGCGCATCAACCGTTTGGCGGCCTTTACGCTTCCGCCTGAGATGATCGGGTTCTACAAACGCAACCTCAACTACATCACGGAGCATGCGGTGGACCCTGACAAGAGGCGCTACATTGCCAAGGATGAGGCGCCACGGCATTACATTGACATCGACCATTTCGGCCCTGGCATGGAGTGCTTTGAGGCCATGCCGCGCCAATGGAACGAGGCGGTGCAGAAGTACACGGAAGACACGCTACAGGCGTACGGCATTGTGCCGTGGCACATTGATGTGATGGTGTTCCGTTTGACGAAGGCCTTTCAGGAAGGCAACTTGGACCGCATTCTGCGGAATTCGGCCGAGATAGGCCATTACATTGCCGATGCGCATGTGCCGCTGCACACCAGCGAGAACTACAATGGCGACATGACGAACCAGCATGGCATCCATGGTTTCTGGGAAAGCCGTCTGCCCGAGCTCTTCTCCGATCAGTATGATTTTTTGGTGGGGCGCGCCCAGTATATTGACGACCCGTTGGATTTTGCGTGGAACGTGGTGGAGGACAGTCATGCCGCGCTGGACAGCGTGCTGCTGTTTGAGGCCGAGCTGAATGCCGAATGGCCCAGCGACCGCAAATACACCATGGAGAACCGTGGGCAGGTGCTGCTGAAAGTGTATTCGCAGGAATATTCGGAGGAGTACCACAACCGCCTGAACGGCATGGTGGAAAGACGCATGCGCGGAGCCATTTACAGCATCGGCTGCATCTGGTACACGTGCTGGGTGAATGCGGGGCAGCCCGACCTTTCGAAGCTGTATGACGAGAAGCTTTCGCCTGAGGAAGAGGAGGAGATGATCGAGTTGGAACTGAAGGTGAAGGGCTCGGACGGCATCAAGGGGCGGTCGCATGAGAATTGATTGTTGTTTTGTCATGCTGACGAAGGAAGCATCTCATTCAGATTGAGAGATTCCTCGTTCCTCGGAATGACAAATTGGAAATGAACGACAAACCACTATCAGGACTGAAAGTATTGGAGTTGGCATCCGTGTTGGCGGGGCCAGCGGTGGGCATGTTCTTGGCGGAGCTTGGTGCGGAGGTGATCAAGATTGAGAATCCGAAAACAGGCGGAGATGTAACGCGGAGTTGGAAGCTGACCACCGAAGACCCGAACGCGGACATCAGCGCGTATTTCGCGTCTGTGAACTATGGAAAGCAGCACCGATTTCTTGATCTGAAGAACGCTTCTGAATTGGCGGAAGTGCAGCAATTGGCTGCGAAAGCCGACATCATCATTGCCAATTACCGAACAGGACAGGCCGAAGCTTTCCAGTTGGATTTTGATGCCATCAACAAACACAATCCGAAGGTCATTTATGGAAACATCACGGGGTTTGGGGCGGAGGAAGGTCGCCCTGCGTTCGATGTGGTGTTGCAGGCCGAAACGGGCTATATGTTCATGAACGGTCAGCCGGAAAGCGAACCGACCAAGATGCCCGTGGCGCTGATCGATGTGCTGGCTGCGCATCAATTGAAGGAAGCCATTCTGTTAGCGCTGCTCCAGCGCGAAAAGACAGGAAACGGTGCGTTTGTGGAAGTTTCGCTGTTCGATGCGGCTGTTTCCGCATTGACGAATCAGGCCAGCAATTGGCTGATGAACAGTCACATTCCGCAGCGCATGGGTTCGTTGCATCCGAATATTGCGCCTTATGGCGAGATATTGAACACGCAGGACGGCAAGCAGATCGTGCTGGCCATTGGTTCCAATGCGCAGTTCGAAGCACTCTGTGGAGTATTGGGTTTGGAGGAATTGCCAGCGGATGAACGGTTTGAGACCAATCAGCACCGCGTGGAAAACCGAACCGAGTTGCAACAGCAACTTCAGCAAAAGGCCAGTTCGATGAACTGTGATATTTTGATGGATTCGTTCTTGGAAAGGAACATTCCCGCAGGGGTTATCCGAAACTTGAAGGAGGTTTTTGCCACGGAAGCAGCCCAAGCTTTGGTACGAAAGGAAGGGGAAACCGAACGTGTTTCGCAAATTGCGTTCAAAATGCGCTCATGAGTCTGCGTTGGGAATGGAAACGGTTCGATGACCTTACGGCCGATGAGGTTTACACGATCCTGTGCGTGCGGCAGCAGGTGTTTGTGCTTGAGCAGGAATGTCTGTACTTGGATGCCGATGGCAAAGACCGTCAGTCGTTCCATTTGATGGGTTTTGATGGGGATGAGCTGGTGGCCTACGCACGTATTCTGGATGCGGGTGTGAGCTACGAGGAGGTTTCGATGGGACGCATTCTCACCACCGAAAAGGTGCGTGGAAAAGGTGCTGGAATGGAACTGATGGAAGTAGGCTTGAAGAAGATCACGGAACACTACGGGAACGTTCCTGTCCGCATTTCAGCACAAACGTACCTACTTGATTTCTATGAGAAGTTCGGTTTCCGTTCCACGGGAAAGGAATACTTGGAAGATGAGATCCCGCATACGGAGATGCTAAGAAACCCCCTCGATCCCCCAAAGGGGGAAGCTGACTGAAAGATCACCGGTCAGAAGGTTGATGTTTCAAAGGTGCTTCGATCTGGCGGCCACCTTCTCTGTGTAACTCCTCAACTCAGACGCTCTCTGTGCAAGTTCAATTAGAAGGCATTGAATTTGACCACTTTCATGGCTTCGGTCTTGCCGTCTATCAGCAGTTGGCAGACCAATGGTTTGCGCAGATTTCCTTCGGCCGCGTAGCTGAATTCGTACTGACCTTCTTTCAATTCGCCTTTGTGCAGCGTGGCCAATTCCTGTCCGTTCATATCGGTCACTTTCACTTCGGCATCGTGTGCCTTTTTCATGCTCACTTCCATCTTGGCGGTCTGAAGCGAAGTGAGTGTGCGCACGCGCATGTAAAAATCATTGCTCACGGCCTTTGCCCGATGTTCCTCGCGGGCCTTGCGTGCCGCATTGAGCGCTTCCTTGCGTTCGTCCTTGAACACGTACAGTTCGGTGGATTGCGCCAAGGCAGATGTTACCCATCCCGACAGGAGTAGAATAAAGATTGCTGATCTCATACTTTCTGGTTTCGGTGTCTTTTACCGGACATTGCACGTTGGTGTTATGGTCGTTGGTAGATGAAATCGGTTGTTTGCCGATAAACCAGCGGTGCTACCTTTGCCGCGCATGTACAAATACATTTTCCGACCGCTCTTTTTTATCCTCGATCCTGAATCTGCACATCACTTCGTCACGGATCTTTTTACGCTTCTGATGAAGATTCCCGGTGTGAAACAGATCACCGAAAGCATGTATAAGGTGGAGGACAAACGTCTTGAACGGGAACTGTTCGGGTTGAAATTCCCGAATCCGGTCGGGTTGGCCGCAGGGTTTGATAAGCAGGCTTCGTTTTACAAGGAATTCAGCTCGTTGGGGTTCGGTTTCATTGAGGTGGGGACCATCACGCCCCAGCCTCAGAACGGGAATCCGCAGCCGCGTATGTTCCGCCTGCCAAAAGATCAAGGGTTGATCAACCGCATGGGGTTCAACAATGGCGGGTTGGACATGGCCCGCAAGAACCTCGAAGGCCGTGATCGCAGTTTCATTATCGGGGGCAACATCGGTAAGAACAAGGTAACGCCCAACGAGAACGCGGTGGATGATTACATCCTCTGTTTTCAAGGCCTGCACGATCTGGTAGACTATTTCGTGGTGAACGTGTCCTCACCGAACACGCCCGGTCTGCGCGAGTTGCAGGACAAGGAACCCTTGCTTCGAATTCTGAACGCGCTGAAGGAGGAGAACACGAAGATCCCTGTGCCACGGCCGATCCTTCTGAAAATTGCGCCAGATCTTACCGATTCGCAGTTGGACGACATTGTGGAAATTGTGGCCGAATCGAAGATCGATGGAGTAATTGCCACCAACACCACCATTTCCCGCGAGGGCTTGAAGTCTTCTGAATCCATTACAAAGGAAGTTGGAGGTTTGAGTGGGAAACCGGTCCGTGAGCGAAGCACGGAAGTGATACGCTACCTTCATCAGAAAAGCAATGGTTCGTTCCCGATCATTGGTGTGGGTGGAATCCATTCTGCCGAGGATGCGATAGAAAAGTTGAATGCGGGCGCGAGTCTGGTGCAGGTTTATACGGGGTTCATTTATGAGGGGCCGGGATTGGTGAAGCGGATAAATAAAGCGTTGGTAAAGTTGACGAAGAGATAGAGTTGACGAGGAGATAGAGTTGACGGAGAGATAGAGTTGACGAAGAGATAGAGTTGATGGAGAGATAGAGTTGACGGAGAGATAGAGTTGACGAAGAGATAAAGTTTACAAAGAGATAAAGTTGACGGAGAGATAAAGTTGACGGAGTTGATTGAGACCGAACTCTCGGTGTCGCTCTGTGTTTCTCAACTGAACTGTGTGAAATAACGAATGAAAGCAATCCAACTCATAGAATGTCCGCGCGATGCCATGCAAGGCATCCATGAGTTTATTCCAACGGATAAGAAAGTGGCGTACATCAACGCATTGCTGCAATGTGGTTTCCATACGTTGGATTGCGGCAGTTTCGTATCGCCAAAGGCCATTCCGCAGATGGCAGATACTTCCGCAGTGCTGGACAGACTGAGTGAGGAGCACTCCACGAAACTCTCAGTTATTGTGGCCAATAAACGCGGAGCGCTGGATGCGGCCAATCATCCTCGCGTGGATATTCTGGGTTTTCCATTCTCTGTTTCGGATGAGTTTCAGAAGCGCAATACCAACGCTTCGCGCGAAGAGGCTTTGGACCGCGTGAAGGAAGTAAAGGAACTCGCCACCAAGCACGACAAGGAACTGCTCATTTATCTTAGCATGGCGTTCGGAAATCCGTATGGCGAGGTTTGGGATGCAGAAATTGTAGCGGAGTGGACAGCTAAGCTCGCTGCGCTGGATATTCAGCTTTTCATGCCATCCGACACCATCGGTTCGTCCACCAAAGAGTCCATTTCTGCGGTTTACAAATTGCTCAATCAGGAATTCCCAAAACTGGACATCGGGGCACATTTGCACACCACGCCCGACACGTGGAAAGAGAAGTTGGATGCTGCTTGGGACAATGGTTGTCGCAGGTTCGACTCTGCTTTGAAAGGTTTCGGTGGCTGTCCCATGGCCAAGGACGACCTGACGGGAAACATGCCCACCGAGCGTGTGCTTCAGTTCTTGGAGGAAAAAAAGGTCGATACGGGCATCGATGAAAATGCGTGGATGGAAGCGATGAAACTTTCCAGCCAGACATTCCCAGTATGAATATGAGAAATCGCAAAGCCTCGCTGGCGTTCATTTTCGGTACAGTTGCGGTCGATATGATCGGTATCGGCATCATCATTCCTGTGATTCCTCAGTTGATCGGAAATGTGGCGCAGGTGTCGCTTTCTGAAGCGGCTGCCATCGGAGGTATGATGATGATGGTCTATTCGGGCATGCAGTTCTTTTTTGCCCCTGTGATGGGTGAGCTGAGTGACCGATTTGGCAGACGTCCGCTTCTGCTCACAACCCTGCTCGTACTTTCCATCGACTATCTTTTTCATGCATTTGCCCCTTCTGTGGCTTGGCTTTTTGTGGGAAGAATACTGGCAGGGATCTCTGGGGCGAGTTATACCGTTGCCAATGCTTACATAGCCGATATTTCGAAGGCGGAAGACCGAGCGAAGAACTTTGGGTTGGTGGGTGCAGCGTTCGGTCTTGGGTTCATTCTCGGACCGGTAATAGGTGGTGTGTGTGGCGAATATTGGGGCTTCCGTGCGCCCTTCTTTCTGGCGGCCGCCTTGGGTTTTCTGAACTTCCTTTTCGGAATGTTCTTCGTTCCCGAATCGTTGGAAGAGGAGAAGAGGCGGCCTATCGAATTCAGTAAGATGATCCCGGGCGCAAGCCTGTTGAATCTTACCAAATACCGATCGGTAGGAGGATTTATCGTTGCGTTTTTCTTTGCGTTTCTGGCAGGGCAGGCCATGCCATCAACATGGACCTTCTTCGTCATCGAGAAATTGAACTGGTCGGAACTGGACATTGGGATAAGTTTGGGTTTTGTGGGGATACTCATCTCCTTTGTGCAGGCGGTATTTGTGGGTTGGAGTACCAGAAAGTTCGGCACAGAGCGGGTCATTGTCGGTGGTTATTTTTTGGCCGCGCTCGGCATGGGACTCCTTTCTCAGGCGGAGGTCGGTTGGCAAGTGTATGCTTTTACCATTCCATATTGCTTGGGAGGCGTGGCCACGCCCACGCTGCAAGGATTGCTTTCCAATCATGTTTCGTCAAGCGAGCAGGGCAAATTGCAGGGAGCCATTACAAGTCTCATCAGTATTTCGGCCATTCTGGGGCCGTTGATCCACACGCGTTTGTTCGAACTGTTCACAGGGAAGGATGCCATCACTTATTTCCCAGGGATGCCGTTTGCAACAGCAGCCGTCATGCTTCTCATCTCGTTCACATTGGCCATCGTTACCATAGCAAGAACGAATAGGAAGGGCGCAGATGCCGAGACCGTGTCAACCGCTGGTTGAAGCGTTGATCGGAATCTCATTGTTTGCTGAGGGAAAGATTCCTACTTCGAAACGAAAACAGGGCCGTATGTATTACGGATGGATTCGTCAAGCGAGTTCAGAAAGCGATTGTCGCTGTTGGAAAGCTGACCTGATGAAGCTACTTCCTGAATGACAATTCTCCCTTTTACAAGCGCATACGTGCGGTGAAAGGTCGTCTGTGGGTTCTCACTCTTCAATTTGCGGATCAACACGGGTTCATCGAGATTCGCATCAATGGTTTCGGTATTGTCGGAAGTGATTGTCGTTCCGTACGCAGTACCTCTCTGTGCCTCTTCACGATTGACGAATGTGATGAACTGCATGTAGCTGACGTCTGATTCCAATTTCACCACCTTCTCCGAATAGGCAGTTTCGCCACTTCTCAGGCTGTAATCCGTTTCATGGCGATGAGTGGTCACGATCGGAGCTCCCGGCCATGAGGTGATCAACGAAGTTCCCGGAATGGAAGTATGGGTTTTGGTAGCAGTCGGTTGCGTTCCGGCTGCATCGGCCTGATAGCAGAGGTTTCCCTCCTTTGTATCGTAAACCGAGTACGAACTGGCAAAGAAATGCCCCGGAACCGAGAGCTCTCGATGGTCGGAGTAGAGGAAGATGGTGATGACATCCTCGGTGGCTATTGCGTCCACATGAAAGTCGGCATAACCTCCGGTTGAATTTCCGGAAAGGGTCAGGTTGCCATTCTCCGTTTGCACGGCATCCCATTTCAGGTCACCCAATGGAAGTCCATACACCTTTTCCAACTCTGCCGAAAACTCTTCCGTGCGGCATTGAATGTCGTACGGGTCCGGGTTTTCCATTTTCACGGCCAGATACAGTTCATCATTGTTCGCGGCAGCCGCCATGTAGCCATAGGCGAGGGTGGTTGTCACAGGTCGGGCCGGAAATTCGCACCGAAGTCCCGTTTCTGGCATTTCCAATTTATAGGACCAGCCCCAGTCGTACTTTCTGTTCTTGGTGATCTGTGCGTTGGCCGACACGCCAGCCGCCAGCATTCCTGCTGCAAGGAAAAGTTTGGTTCTCATGATCTTAGGCTTTTAGAGATGCCCCGAAAAAAGGCACCACAGATTGGCGGCCATGGCCGCTCTCTTTCAGGTTCTCGCTTTGTAGATGAATCAAAAGCATTGGACAGCCTTTAACTCGATCGGTACTGAAAGGGTTACATTTTGTACTGCTGGAAGGAGAAGGCAAGCACAGGACAAGCACCTGAAGCGAGCTCAGGTGTTGATGGCAAAACCGAAATGCAAACGTCTGTTATCTGGACAGAACGATCGATCGACTATAAGGCCGATCGTTGGCAATGATGCGGTAGATGTACTGACCACCTGCAAGATTCTGATTGGCCGAGGCAAGCGGGACACGGTACGTTCCGGCACTTCGATAACCCGAATCCAATTGGTCGACCTGCTGCCCCATAATGTTGTAGAGTTGAACGGTCACATCCATGCCCACCGGCAAGGTGTATTGAACTGTTACCGAACCGTCTGGCATGTATAGCGGCTCGTGTTTGAGTGCCACACGTTCGTGTTCGGCAACCGAGGTAACGCATTCGAAACCGAGCTGCAACCTGTCGTAATGCACATTCAGCAAGGTTTCATCCACCACCGCTTCGGGTATGCACAGCCAGTTCTCAAGTACTGAGGCATACAGTTGGCGGTAATCGATATTGAACACAAGGTTTCCGGCATAGTCAAGATCTGTGAGCGATGGATGGTTGCCGATGAAACCATTTCCTTCCAAGGCAGGGCCGAAGAACATGGATGGTGCAGCCGCACCGTGATCTGTTCCGTCAGAAGCATTCTGTTCCGGGCGTCTTCCAAACTCGGAAATGGTCATGCTCAGCACATCGTTGTCTCTGCCGGAGGCCGCCAGATCCTGATAGAAGGTGGTCACGCTATTGGCAAGGTCGGTAAGGAGCGCCTGGTGCGCATCGGGCTGTTCGGCATGTGTATCGAAACCATCCAAGGTTACCAGATATACTTTGGTGCTCAAACCTCCTTTGATCATACGCGCCACCAACGAAAGTTGCTTGCCGAGTGAAGTATCGGCATAGGTCACCGCGTTTGTGCTGTTGTTGTACGCGTCATTGATCACACCTGCGTAGATGAATGTGCTGTTGGCGATTCCTCTGATGAAACCGACCTGCTCGCCATAGAGGCAGGGAGGAAGGTTGTTCACGTCATGCAACCAACCGTTCTGCGCCAACTGATACAGTTGATTGGGGTCGGCCACGGAAAACGCGTAGTCCGTGCTGTCCGAACCCTTGAACATCAGGTTGCCCACGCTACCGATCTGAATGGCCAGCGGTTCTTCGGGCGGATTGCTCAGATAATCGGGATATTCCTCTTCATAATATCGGCCGAGAAAACCGGAACTCAACACTTCCTGCGAATCGGTTCCTGTGGCCCAAATGTCGGATGAACGGAAATGCGAAAGGCTCTGTTCGTCATAGCCCACGCCATGCACTACTTTCATCTTGCCATCGTTCCAGAACGATTCCAGATCGTTCATGAAGTTGGGCATGGCGAACTCGGAACTGAGATTGAACGCATCAGACTGGTTGATCCGGATGGTGCTCCGCAGATTGGCGTAGGTCGAATAATCGTAGAGCGGAATGATGGTGTTGAGACCGTCATTTCCTCCTTTCAGCCGGATGAACACCAACGAACGGCCCGTTGATTCGGCTGCCGCCAATGCCTTGGCAAGCGGAGAAACAACTGTGGCACCCACTTTCATTCCGCCAAGCATCATGGATCCGCCAAGCCCGATGCCCAAGGTCTTGAAGAACGAACGCCTGTCCCATCTGGCATGCTCACGGTCATGCTCATTCTGCATCAACTTCAGCTCACCAGGCTTAGGGAAAGTCGGTTTCTGGTATTTCTTAAACTCTTTCATGGTCAGTGAGGCTTAGGTCAATTGAAATTCGGGGGTATGGGCAATGTGGCTGAGCAACAGATACACCTGATAGTGGGCGTACTGGGCATTCATGTCCCAAAGTCCCAAGGTGTAGTAATTGGATGGATAGACATCTCTGAACACGGTTGCCGCCTGATCGTAATCGGCCTGCGTTTGCAAGCCGCGTGGCATGAAGTAGTCCACAATGGTCTGGGTCACCAGATCGGGGTCGGAACTTACACCGCCCACCAGATCGATGGCAAACTGACGGAAGAGCTCCTGATCCTGTGAATAAACGTATTGAATGAAGTAATCGATAATGAGCCAACGCCCTGTGAGCGTACTGCTGTTGATCCACTCATGATTGCCCTGCCATCCGGCCACATCCACCGGGTTGAATATCTCTTGACCGAGCAATCCACCATAATATTGCGTGCCGTTGATAACGGTTGCATCGTACGGAAATCCGCTTTCTACAATGAAACCGACCATCATTTCCATCGGACTTTTGATCTTCACGCCAATGATATCATCGTCAAAGAAATGGTCGCTTTTGAACAGCTGACGAAGCACAGGGGCTATCTCGTAGTTATTGCTGGTAAAGGTTGAGGCCAATTCATCAATGATGCCTTGGTCCGGAACAGGACTTACAAAATACGTGTAGAGTTTGGTGCAGATGTGCTGCGCCACCTCATTCTCACGCTCGGAGAAGAGGATGTTCACCACATCGTCATATCCCCAGTTTCCGGTCTGCCCGAAAATGGTCTTATTGTCGTTGGAGTGCGATATGGAGTTGAACGTGATGGGTGCACAAGGCTCAACAAAACCATTATAACCGGTGAGTGCCTTGGCGGTTTCCACAATATCAGTTTGCGTGTAGCCATTGTTCAACCCAAGGGTGAAAAGCTCGTAAAGCTCCCGCGCATAATTCTCGTTGGGCGCCCCGGCCACATTCTCGTACGAATTCAGGAACACGATCATGGCATTGCTGGTGCCGATGCCGTGCACAAAGTCTTTGAAATTGCCCAGACCTTGTACCTGAAGCAGGTGGTAATACTCGTACATATAAGATGGACAGTTGTATACGTCTAAACGGGTAACGAAATGGTTGCTCCAGAAAAGCGTCAGTTTGTCGCGTAGCCCATTGGTGATCATATCGGTAATGAACTGACCGTACCAAGCAAGGATCTGGGCCGTTACCTCAGTATTGGGATTAGAATAGTCGGAAAGGGCCCAATCTCCCCAAGTAGGTGCCGAGGTTGGCGGTAGGGCAATGGCCGCATCGATCAGCGAATCCACCAATATGTCAGGATCCATTGTCAAGGCATTCTGAACTTCGGTATCGGTGGTGCCGAAGCCCATTCTACGATAAAGGTGTTTCACACGTCTTTTATCCCAAGGTTTAGCTACGCTGGGAACGTAAACGGAAATACCGTCAAGATCGCACGGTGCAGGAGGTAGAGGCATAGAGTGAACGTCTTAGATTGAACAACGTGATATTACACAATTTGAGACAATTGCAAATTGATGGACGGTAAGGTTATCAATTTCGTAACTGTTGATGGGGCATGAACATCAAGGCTTGAACCTTGGAAATTCATACTGCTAAGAGAATTGCTCGCAAATTACTGTTTCTCAGGTTTATCGAGCCAAAGACCTGTCTCTAATATGACCCCAAATCGAAGTGTCATGAAACTTGGGTTCTGTTCCCAACCACCAAAAGGTGTTGGTAGTTTGGCTCCTGTATGGAAAATGCCCGATGTGGCGAAATTGATACCGATGTGGGGTTTGACGATAAGTTGCGGGGCAATGGTCCATTTGTATGCGAACTCGATGCCCAGTTCAAACTGTTTTTTGATAAGTTGAAGTGATGATTGGTCTTTAATAGTTCCAGAAGAACCGATCACACTTGGAGGCCCTCCAGTTATCGTCTGAGAAGAGGTTCCCTTATACTTCAACTGCCATGATGGATGGAAGATGACACCCAGATGGAACTTGCGGCTAAGCTCGATGACCGGCTTTATGTAAAAGCCCATGTAGGTGATCTGTGCTTTTTCCTTCACGTCCAGATCGATTCGGGCGGTGGCGCGGTTAGCCCCAGTTCCAGTATCTATTTCAGCGTAAGCCGGAAAACTAATGTTGTAGCCACGCCCCGAGAACTGAAAACCGAATGCCATGGCCAGCTTATGGTACAGACGGATGCGTGCACCGAGACCAGCATCATATCCGAAGCCACCCACAGCTTTGTAAAAACCTCCCTGTATGGTCGTGGGCGTGTAGAAATGTGAGTAACCGATCGATCCCCATGCCTCAATGCCAAGTTTCGGCCCCCAACGGTAAAGCTCGTTCAGTTCATCTTGAGACATCGGTTTACGCGTCTTTTCTGGTGCATAGTAATCCTCATCCTGCGCCAAAGCAGCAAGACCGAACAGAGAAAAGAATAG from Flavobacteriales bacterium includes these protein-coding regions:
- a CDS encoding T9SS type A sorting domain-containing protein, with amino-acid sequence MKKIYTILFVFIAFSVNSVFATSYTINISGLTYTPATLNAVVGDEITIQATGNHPLVQVSQTTWDADGTTQLSGGFGPETSDYTFTITSTDDIYYVCMNHVSLGMKGKIIVSAATGIVDAARGVSLQVFPNPVVKGDFMVRGNGQTLDNTKLEIYNISGQLVRSLNLKGEEAKLHATLADGVYSVIISKDDKAILRERLVFLSE
- a CDS encoding DUF1961 family protein, producing MLKNVLLWYLAVLLFGSLQAQEKGALVYANSFTQRDSLNDWVMEGAGVVATDSSGMTMYSPDEAGHHVFWCPQELPARFVAEWDVRNLHPEAGLCIVFFAAKGRHGEDIFDPQLTKRTGIFRQYTKGDIDNYHISYYANTPTQKDRPHSHLRKNHGFKKVQAGELGIPPDSEEVHHIRLVKDQGHITMSVDGRMIIDWTDDGKTFGEVLGSGKLGFRQMKWTRMVYRNLRVWELL
- a CDS encoding S1/P1 Nuclease is translated as MVPFSSNMLFSWGFFAHKRINRLAAFTLPPEMIGFYKRNLNYITEHAVDPDKRRYIAKDEAPRHYIDIDHFGPGMECFEAMPRQWNEAVQKYTEDTLQAYGIVPWHIDVMVFRLTKAFQEGNLDRILRNSAEIGHYIADAHVPLHTSENYNGDMTNQHGIHGFWESRLPELFSDQYDFLVGRAQYIDDPLDFAWNVVEDSHAALDSVLLFEAELNAEWPSDRKYTMENRGQVLLKVYSQEYSEEYHNRLNGMVERRMRGAIYSIGCIWYTCWVNAGQPDLSKLYDEKLSPEEEEEMIELELKVKGSDGIKGRSHEN
- a CDS encoding CoA transferase, with the translated sequence MNDKPLSGLKVLELASVLAGPAVGMFLAELGAEVIKIENPKTGGDVTRSWKLTTEDPNADISAYFASVNYGKQHRFLDLKNASELAEVQQLAAKADIIIANYRTGQAEAFQLDFDAINKHNPKVIYGNITGFGAEEGRPAFDVVLQAETGYMFMNGQPESEPTKMPVALIDVLAAHQLKEAILLALLQREKTGNGAFVEVSLFDAAVSALTNQASNWLMNSHIPQRMGSLHPNIAPYGEILNTQDGKQIVLAIGSNAQFEALCGVLGLEELPADERFETNQHRVENRTELQQQLQQKASSMNCDILMDSFLERNIPAGVIRNLKEVFATEAAQALVRKEGETERVSQIAFKMRS
- a CDS encoding GNAT family N-acetyltransferase, whose translation is MSLRWEWKRFDDLTADEVYTILCVRQQVFVLEQECLYLDADGKDRQSFHLMGFDGDELVAYARILDAGVSYEEVSMGRILTTEKVRGKGAGMELMEVGLKKITEHYGNVPVRISAQTYLLDFYEKFGFRSTGKEYLEDEIPHTEMLRNPLDPPKGEAD
- a CDS encoding quinone-dependent dihydroorotate dehydrogenase, encoding MYKYIFRPLFFILDPESAHHFVTDLFTLLMKIPGVKQITESMYKVEDKRLERELFGLKFPNPVGLAAGFDKQASFYKEFSSLGFGFIEVGTITPQPQNGNPQPRMFRLPKDQGLINRMGFNNGGLDMARKNLEGRDRSFIIGGNIGKNKVTPNENAVDDYILCFQGLHDLVDYFVVNVSSPNTPGLRELQDKEPLLRILNALKEENTKIPVPRPILLKIAPDLTDSQLDDIVEIVAESKIDGVIATNTTISREGLKSSESITKEVGGLSGKPVRERSTEVIRYLHQKSNGSFPIIGVGGIHSAEDAIEKLNAGASLVQVYTGFIYEGPGLVKRINKALVKLTKR
- a CDS encoding hydroxymethylglutaryl-CoA lyase — its product is MKAIQLIECPRDAMQGIHEFIPTDKKVAYINALLQCGFHTLDCGSFVSPKAIPQMADTSAVLDRLSEEHSTKLSVIVANKRGALDAANHPRVDILGFPFSVSDEFQKRNTNASREEALDRVKEVKELATKHDKELLIYLSMAFGNPYGEVWDAEIVAEWTAKLAALDIQLFMPSDTIGSSTKESISAVYKLLNQEFPKLDIGAHLHTTPDTWKEKLDAAWDNGCRRFDSALKGFGGCPMAKDDLTGNMPTERVLQFLEEKKVDTGIDENAWMEAMKLSSQTFPV